Proteins co-encoded in one Arachis hypogaea cultivar Tifrunner chromosome 11, arahy.Tifrunner.gnm2.J5K5, whole genome shotgun sequence genomic window:
- the LOC140176074 gene encoding protein FAR1-RELATED SEQUENCE 5-like, which translates to MTEADKAQANSLHDYGVRTCYIMGFMLKQKGGPEKIGFTKKDLYNYFDKSKHAKVKDSDAYATLSYLISKADEDPLLQGKFTLKDNKLENLVWANGASIVDYQYFSDVLAFDTTYQKNKYNKPLVVFSGTNHHGQTCIFGCGLLADEKHETYVLVLKIFLEITGNKHPTAVVTDGDLAMRGAIREVMPNATHRLCAWHLHRNACEAIKNSEFLHGLKHLMYGNFFPDEFEDKWLRLVLKFKLFENEWVKKTYKIKRMWAFVYLNDKLFGRNRTTSQCEGIHSLIKHYIAEDIESEKIVGVRYSALAMLCFTLCDKASKHQDDFMEIREDIFGLIMKLHKRHNPNEKMPSTANLVGDPCVVKTKGAPRQTTKAAKARKCSHCKRISHTDISDEETIH; encoded by the exons ATGACAGAGGCCGACAAAGCACAAGCCAATAGTCTGCATGATTATGGTGTTAGGACTTGCTATATAATGGGGTTCATGTTAAAGCAAAAGGGAGGACCTGAAAAAATTGGTTTTACAAAGAAggatttgtataattattttgacAAATCAAAGCATGCTAAAGTGAAAGATAGTGATGCATATGCAACATTGAGTTACTTGATTTCTAAGGCCGATGAAGATCCATTGTTGCAAGGAAAATTTACTCTCAAAGATAATAAACTTGAAAATTTAGTATGGGCTAACGGGGCTAGCATAGTTGATTATCAATATTTTAGTGATGTGCTAGCATTTGACACAACATACCAGAAGAATAAATATAACAAACCATTGGTTGTCTTCTCAGGAACTAACCATCACGGTCAGACATGTATATTTGGTTGTGGCTTGCTAGCAGATGAAAAGCATGAGACATATGTATTAGTTTTGAAGATTTTCCTTGAAATAACGGGTAATAAACATCCAACAGCAGTGGTGACAGATGGTGATCTTGCAATGAGAGGAGCAATTAGAGAAGTGATGCCAAATGCAACACACCGACTTTGTGCGTGGCATTTACATCGCAATGCATGTGAAGCTATCAAAAATTCTGAGTTTCTTCATGGATTGAAGCACCTTATGTATGGAAATTTTTTTCCGGATGAGTTTGAAGATAAATGGCTTCGCTTAGTATTAAAATTCAAGCTTTTTGAAAATGAATGGGTGAAAAAAACGTATAAGATCAAAAGGATGTGGGCTTTCGTATATTTGAACGACAAGCTTTTTGGTCGAAATAGGACTACGTCACAATGTGAAGGAATTCATTCGTTGATAAAGCACTATATTG CTGAGGATATTGAATCTGAAAAGATTGTTGGTGTTAGGTACAGTGCTCTAGCAATGCTTTGTTTTACACTTTGTGATAAAGCATCGAAACATCAAGATGACTTCATGGAAATCAGAGAAGACATTTTTGGATTGATTATGAAACTCCATAAAAGACACAATCCTAATGAGAAGATGCCTTCTACTGCCAACTTGGTAGGTGACCCATGTGTTGTGAAGACAAAAGGAGCCCCACGACAAACAACCAAGGCTGCTAAGGCCCGTAAATGTTCGCATTGTAAACGCATTAGTCATACG GATATATCTGATGAGGAAACAATACACTAA